Proteins encoded together in one Cardiocondyla obscurior isolate alpha-2009 linkage group LG07, Cobs3.1, whole genome shotgun sequence window:
- the LOC139104447 gene encoding rRNA biogenesis protein RRP5-like: protein MSQESFPRGGKKLGIKRSADWSFEEKLKPKKHKTQTKKKNGHLTTEATNLVATTADRLSKTMLHQGLIILARVSVVSEYDLKLSLPGGLIGYVKVTDLSQSYTNLLQNIVDTKTMQSSEFKPLSDLFKPGDYVTCYVKMLTNTVSKNGKENFICDLSMEPQLINQNVRANYLTKGAKLVCTVKSIEDHGYTVDTGITNVRAFIATENVAKGKQYFPGTQLLCAIKEIETTNNTSIIKLSTKKKKIDSVKTCDIISLDALTPGTKLTLYITKILSNGLRITFGKDNNVGYLNRIYLNNPLSMYEENMEITGTLLYILPTVKLAYFSELTDALEKEVFNVGDVIEKAKVLYRESHKAILKLSKSGLRGYISLRRTNVQITKFPTKFKEGTTHRCRILAYDWMEHVYICSVEEEILKEKYFSVRDINIGDILTVTVYQLTDEFRGYINVQVGKIKGIVPQEHISDAGLSGLRKLKDGDNITARVLDKNNDKNQAKFTLKQSLIKSYLPVLYDFDKVECGVKYHGTISMINKNGLLIRFYGKVKGWVPRTLLNKDTYNMNWNFFVGGTVTVCVESVEKDSQKMKLKIITEEKEEFVDFSIGEMVDGTVIESSPKGVHLKIQKDGNETAITGFLPTGHMAPCYEIGNLLASRCVPGNVMSAVVFATKPAVILSRTFVTNEKYSSFDLLKVGDCIPCTVRDILQNGVSVVLPIEDYSKLEFISYKNISNFDRLYLNQILFVKITAINKQKRQLTLSMLLKDIWEGPSDYEIKLLAAVDVLNLYLSTLSELANSTYYENRPISSVTLGQKIHGTVTEITENGLLLELNDRLTGVVRRDHYSGEPQVGDKVFGTILWKNYVHEFVDVSLLPNIINGISSKQKTLPELPTAVTLKAEILMITNWLILVLVKRNGVGYLVALPARRHINDISPDLTPYKIHSKIRLYVVMTRKESKIVPIAMLKSAFETSKDINVSELSSKRKQQLKKKKMPQSHDADLDSLKKPPREISKKVTKKVSKKTLKKGNETKKLN from the exons atgTCTCAAGAAAGTTTTCCTCGAGGAGGGAAAAAGCTTGGAATCAAAAGATCTGCAGATTGg TCTTTTGAGGAAAAGCTTAAACCCAAGAAGCATAAAACacaaacaaagaaaaaaaatggtcacCTAACTACAGAAGCTACAAATCTCGTTGCCACTACTGCAGACAGATTATCTAAAACAATGCTGCATCAAGGATTAATTATTCTTGCTCGAGTATCTGTGGTATCTGAATATGATTTGAAATTATCTCTACCAGGTGGACTTATAGGATATGTGAAAGTTACAGATCTTAGCCAGTCATATACAAATTTGTTGCAAAATATAGTTGACACCAAAACTATGCAGTCAAGTGAGTTCAAACCTTTGTCAGATTTGTTTAAACCTGGTGATTATGTAACATGTTATGTCAAAATGTTAACTAACACTGTATCTAAGAATGGtaaagaaaactttatttgTGATCTATCCATGGAACcacaattaataaatcagaATGTTCGTGCTAATTATCTCACAAAAGGTGCAAAGTTAGTTTGCACTGTAAAAAGTATAGAGGATCATGGCTATACAGTTGACACAGGCATAACTAATGTTAGAGCATTTATTGCAACTGAAAATGTTGCAAAAGGAAAACAGTATT ttCCAGGTACTCAGCTTTTATGTGCAATCAAAGAAATAGAAACGACAAATAATACGTCGATCATCAAATTATcgactaaaaagaaaaagatcgaCAGTGTTAAGACGTGTGATATAATATCTTTAGATGCTTTAACCCCAGGAACGAAATTGACgctttatataacaaaaattcttTCTAATGGCCTGAGAATTACATTTGGAAAGGATAATAATGTTGGATATCtaaatcgaatttatttaaacaatccTTTATCTATGTatgaagaaaatatggaaatcACTGGGACATTGTTGTATATATTGCCGACTGTAAAATTAGCGTACTTCAGTGAATTAACTGACGCATTAGAAAAGGAGGTATTTAATGTAGGCGATGTTATAGAAAAAGCCAAAGTTCTGTACAGGGAATCACACAAGGCAATTCTTAAATTATCGAAATCTGGGCTGCGTGgatatatttctttacgaAGAACTAACGTCCAAATTACTAAATTTCCGACCAAGTTCAAAGAAGGCACCACACACAGGTGTAGAATTCTTGCATACGACTGGATGGAACACGTTTACATATGTTCAGTGGaggaagaaatattaaaagaaaaatatttttcagttcGGGATATTAATATTGGCGATATTCTTACTGTAACCGTATATCAGCTTACGGACGAGTTTCGTGGCTACATAAACGTACAGGTCGGAAAGATCAAGGGAATTGTTCCGCAAGAACACATATCTGATGCTGGATTAAGCGGTCTGCGTAAACTGAAAGACGGGGATAACATCACAGCAAGAGTTctggataaaaataatgataagaaTCAAGCAAAATTCACGCTCAAACAGTCGCTAATAAAGAGTTACTTGCCAGTACTGTATGATTTTGACAAAGTTGAATGTGGAGTAAAATATCATGGTACAATCAGCATGATAAATAAGAACGGTTTATTGATAAGATTTTATGGAAAAGTGAAAGGATGGGTTCCACGCACGTTATTAAACAAAGATACATATAATATGAATTGGAATTTTTTCGTTGGCGGGACAGTTACAGTATGCGTAGAATCAGTGGAAAAAGACAGtcaaaaaatgaaattaaaaattattaccgaagaaaaggaggaatTTGTAGACTTTTCGATTGGAGAAATGGTCGACGGCACGGTAATTGAATCGTCCCCTAAAGGAGTACATTTAAAGATACAGAAAGATGGCAACGAAACTGCAATAACGGGTTTTTTACCAACGGGCCATATGGCTCCGTGCTACGAAATTGGCAATTTACTGGCATCGAGATGTGTTCCCGGTAATGTAATGTCGGCTGTCGTGTTCGCAACAAAACCGGCTGTAATATTGTCACGCACTTTCGTAACGAATGAAAAGTACAGCAGCTTTGATTTGTTAAAAGTAGGCGATTGCATTCCGTGTACAGTTCGAGACATATTGCAAAACGGAGTGAGCGTTGTTCTGCCAATTGAAGATTACTCGAAACTTGAATTTATCTCGTACAAGAACATTAGCAATTTCGACAGGCTGTATTTAAATCAGATACTGTTCGTGAAAATAACAGCTATCAATAAGCAGAAGAGACAACTGACTTTGTCGATGTTATTGAAAGATATATGGGAAGGTCCGTCcgattatgaaattaaattattagcaGCAGTGGATGTTTTGAACTTATACTTGAGCACATTATCAGAATTGGCAAACAGCACGTATTACGAGAACAGGCCTATTTCATCGGTAACTTTAGGTCAAAAAATTCACGGCACCGTTACGGAGATCACCGAGAATGGTTTATTACTTGAGTTAAATGATCGATTAACTGGCGTGGTACGCAGGGATCATTATTCCGGCGAGCCTCAAGTAGGAGATAAAGTGTTTGGTACGATTTTATGGAAGAATTACGTTCACGAATTTGTCGATGTGTCGTTGCTaccaaatattataaatggcATTAGCTCGAAGCAAAAAACGTTGCCTGAATTGCCTACTGCAGTGACATTGAAAGCAGAGATCCTGATGATTACTAACTGGCTGATACTTGTTCTTGTAAAACGCAACGGCGTCGGGTATTTAGTGGCACTACCTGCTCGCCGACATATTAATGACATTTCTCCTGATCTAACACCTTACAAAATTCATTCGAAAATACGATTATACGTTGTAATGACAAGGAAAGAATCTAAAATCGTCCCGATTGCAATGCTGAAGTCCGCATTCGAAACTTCAAAGGATATCAATGTATCAGAACTATCTTCCAAAAGAAAGCaacaattgaaaaaaaagaagatgcCTCAATCACACGATGCAGATCTAGATTCGTTGAAGAAACCACCGAGAGAAATTTCAAAGAAGGTCACCAAGAAAGTCTCAAAGAAAACGCTCAAGAAAGGGAacgaaacgaaaaaattaaattaa
- the LOC139104442 gene encoding nucleolar pre-ribosomal-associated protein 1, producing the protein MDAITKLKKAPKRNLTNKNETLTKKSKVNGSLEESSSLEPDTARENVDCDKNDIKNESICNNRQDIFDGKSLRRLLSSSSADVTSLRKFVTICNENKEIDLAVEYLLAGGSVLEVLRLLESSDKKNTANVTTVFSAIHILLIKILTECSEHKNGAIEACRHLLNSYMSIVHSMLSIQSSAKQRKVVLKLLAAIVSLDSSLARELLAHLSIQQQTLENLVQHTKPTDSQSVRTCFIHFVLAFLVEGNILVIRTLLDKYNMLCCIFSDLLYDSKEVVTLVLTTVRTYVLENTGISKTTKMHVFSLSTILNLISLYNWKGPNNWPKNKTHSDESEDFVVDKEVITDIVHEFLLTLLTSHRYGVIFHDRTLGTSRNKHNQLIHSVLQNIEKPWEHKKPADLVIRIMGACPDLIRSQYNAIEPFLEPRISPKWICLLNFIGKIIKSVDPVNCIKICNQELKTNNLINALLSLASPNIIVKTAILSGLEHASLSVRHEALSLLLIIVNQLKAISLAARELYKTSTIQHQITDFILRAIPTFEIILQTWNRAFENNSDIKVSENVENVENPELVDHLNIILSVLLLYQEICPELLDISTNSHPNLLLSSLNGLQSENEETTKMEKINCMKVKTIQFLLALDFSIFVPKERTFKEALSFLISQICTKNPSPDSYNATRMLLNATGLLETCEDHLDIWINGFSVVVDFEGETEQVTQWFMSILKSAIKHIDKYNTNITQMEGMINNQITNLNVKTAENIIDELYNKTENINSREEEFSTMYIKRKDEQVTNFDTKDIKDVISQLLNRINSNNFLSDIKNSDTKDSDIKETKKANNTLFNHFDEVNLCRMQACTAVSPLLYCSLQKTTKEKNYSTAILAYLSYVTVHTLHYQVVPDLLVYMTKDSTNLPIYKYLQSWSSKKSISLKGKLSPLKLAHKLSNILLSDLKIDLDEFSELFDGHLTYCFKYNDKEIIIKHSLSSYDVKTLLKMTVFYLAQLSQSNNLRQTRNENCKLMLTFLLSISVELNQENVVIFEENAKCIFTHPILLHYFSPFCETILKEKDSVEYMITETILNICEIIFCLFKKHDAGISNIFFAFRDKFLMQLRNIIEKNPVEACNNNYDIAIKLLKVLQIGTKNIASLLYALMKLEKNMFISNDKKNLSIFGHVVPTLLDMYCDKDPELRDALYEHFVEEFSSHLIYLKSSKTSFVEKWEQALSKYLSTYPHNVSNININTFTLLLTKNITASTIQLITILITENIDLIPSVMNYFLKTKNAKQGNIVFPILGSNLKYKWSEELLQSLYEQYHSDIDTYMSDPQNPVPWIEENSAAIIYLIESTFDLNLCKKICHDVTQNGDKLDLVSVSFIQLLEGVYKKYESLTTPEVKPLTDLIKVLLHIIALTLKKESKSIEKINVLCEKINNAVICLKKTEDNFIFNSLSKSYSWPQFTRFSLKFGLRDAKNEEIQSNVLKTLSNLCDIAYKDNTDDEYAKMLFEMTTSHSEFVNIMLGSSLIKGDLIELLKILTRKNHSVMNASHVPLYLSAYNATLCHVDQRILQILQYYETHNIKLQQYWPYLWGSAAATRYSVKGETDTALWRQPSTSEIFNLFNKDTVNETIRNYPIHRGIKSNEMHENSNVYDPAFYLPLLCTLLAENNIVACHKITQSGALALVLAACCSNSSDVRLTAYTVISRYYFHLEASKSKEKLLWMRLIDALRNGITSLNCSLKDVRLSCLMTTFLARTSLIASQPLHPLYSPLHTFLMAKIALDLNTIPELLQLLHSSHVEHNVHRHWILENIRDGIKDENDVNVAMKCMLFKILLDFYICALPDVKTKKLILEVIASATRIPKASLLLVRGYGMLPWLYEIVNHLDIFETEIRIIITIIENLQNTLDTSTKDISHYKTLLGSIVFLLQKTYSKNKHKICSI; encoded by the exons ATGGATGCGATTACTAAATTAAAGAAAGCACCCAAGCGAAACTTGacaaacaaaaatgaaacgttAACAAAAAAGAGTAAAGTCAACGGTTCTCTCGAGGAGAGTAGTTCACTTGAACCCGATACGGCGCGAGAAAATGTAGATtgtgataaaaatgatattaagAACGAGTCTATTTGCAACAACAGACAAGATATATTTGATGGAAAATCTTTGAGAAGGCTTCTGTCCTCTTCTTCCGCCGACGTAACCTCGCTAAGGAAATTTGTGACGATATGTAATGAGAATAAGGAGATAGATCTTGCTGTAGAGTATCTGCTCGCCGGTGGCAGTGTTCTTGAAGTTCTAAGGTTATTAGAATCTTCCGATAAGAAAAATACCGCCAATGTTACCACCGTTTTTTCTGCAATCCATATTTTACTCATAAA GATCTTGACAGAATGTTCAGAGCATAAAAATGGTGCAATAGAAGCATGTCGTCACTTGTTAAACTCATACATGTCCATTGTTCACTCAATGTTGTCAATTCAAAGCAGTGCAAAGCAGCGTAAGGTAGTACTTAAGCTGCTAGCAGCAATAGTGTCTCTGGATAGCAGTTTAGCTAGAGAACTACTTGCTCATTTGTCTATACAGCAACAAACACTAGAGAATTTAGTGCAACATACTAAACCTACAGATTCTCAAAGTGTCAGAACATGCTTTATTCACTTTGTTCTTGCTTTTCTTGTAGAGGGAAATATACTGGTGATCAGAACACTGTTAGACAAGTATAATATGCTCTGTTGCattttttcagatttattaTATGATTCAAAAGAAGTTGTTACTTTAGTTTTAACCACTGTTAGGACATATGTATTAGAAAATACTGGCATTAGTAAAACAACAAAGATGCATGTATTTTCATTGTCTActatattgaatttaatatcattatatAACTGGAAAGGGCCAAATAACTggcctaaaaataaaactcattCTGATGAGAGTGAGGATTTTGTAGTAGACAAAGag gTAATTACTGATATAGTTCATGAGTTCTTACTTACTTTATTAACATCACATCGTTATGGAGTTATTTTCCATGACCGAACGTTGGGTACTTCGCGAAATAAGCACAATCAACTGATACATTCAGTTCttcaaaatatagaaaaacCTTGGGAACATAAAAAACCAGCAGATTTAGTTATTAGGATAATGGGTGCCTGTCCAGATTTAATTCGTTCGCAATACAATGCCATTGAGCCATTTCTTGAACCTAGAATATCACCCAAATGGATTTGTCTACTGAATTTTATCGGAAAA ATAATTAAATCGGTCGACCCggttaattgtataaaaatttgtaatcaGGAACTGAAAACGAACAATTTGATAAATGCATTGCTTTCTTTGGCAAGTccaaatataattgtaaaaactgCCATTTTGTCAGGATTAGAGCATGCTAGTCTTTCTGTCAGACATGAGGCTTTATCTCTTCTTCTAATAATAGTTAATCAGCTGAAAGCTATTTCTTTAGCTGCAAGAGAACTTTATAAAACATCTACGATCCAACATCAGATAACAGATTTTATTCTAAGGGCTATCCCCACCTTTGAAATTATCTTACAAACGTGGAATCGtgcttttgaaaataattcggaCATAAAAGTTTCGGAGAACGTAGAAAACGTTGAGAATCCAGAGCTGGTGGACcatcttaatattattttgagcGTTCTTCTTTTGTATCAAGAAATATGTCCAGAGTTGTTAGATATCTCGACTAATTCACATCCGAATTTGTTGTTGTCGAGTTTAAATGGCCTTCAAAGTGAAAATGAAGAAACTACAAAaatggagaaaataaattgtatgaAAGTAAAAACAATACAGTTCCTGCTTGCCttagatttttcaatttttgtgcCAAAAGAAAGGACTTTTAAGGAAgctctttcctttttaatttctcagaTTTGTACAAAAAATCCATCACCAGACAGTTACAATGCTACTAGAATGCTGTTAAACGCGACAGGTTTGCTTGAAACTTGTGAGGATCACTTAGATATTTGGATCAATGGTTTTTCGGTGGTTGTGGATTTCGAAGGAGAAACTGAGCAGGTGACGCAATGGTTTATGTCGATCTTAAAAAGCGCCATTAAACACATTGACAAGTATAACACAAACATAACACAAATGGAAGGAATGATAAACAATCAGATAACTAATCTCAACGTAAAAACGGCAGAGAACATAATAGATGAACTGTATAATAAAACTGAGAACATTAATTCCCGTGAAGAAGAATTTTCGACGATGTATATAAAACGGAAGGACGAGCAAGTCACTAATTTTGATACGAAAGATATAAAGGATGTAATCAGTCAACTACTTAATAggataaattcaaataattttctttctgatataaaaaattccgATACGAAAGATTCTGATATAAAAGAGACTAAGAAAGCAAATAACACTCTTTTTAACCATTTCGATGAAGTTAATCTTTGCAGAATGCAAGCCTGCACAGCAGTATCCCCACTCTTATACTGTTCATTACAAAAGAcgacaaaagagaaaaattattccacTGCGATTTTGGCTTATTTATCTTACGTAACAGTTCATACTCTTCATTATCAAGTTGTGCCGGATTTACTTGTTTATATGACAAAAGATTCAACCAACTTGCCAATTTATAAGTACTTACAGAGTTGGTCAAgtaaaaaatctatttcctTGAAAGGAAAGTTGTCGCCTCTGAAATTAGCGCATAAACTGAGTAATATACTAttgtcagatttaaaaattgatttggaTGAATTTTCAGAGCTGTTTGATGGCCATTTAacgtattgttttaaatacaatgacaaagaaattattattaagcaCTCCTTATCATCGTATGACGTAAAAACTTTGTTGAAAATGactgtattttatttagcaCAATTATCGCAGTCAAATAACTTGCGGCAAACTCGAAACGAAAATTGCAAACTTATGCTTACGTTTTTATTAAGCATTTCTGTTGAATTAAATCAAGAAAACGTAGtaatatttgaagaaaatgcaaaatgtatttttactcatcctattttgttacattatttttcgcCGTTTTgcgaaacaattttaaaagagaaagattcaGTGGAATATATGATCACCGAGACTATTTTGAATAtctgtgaaattattttttgtttgttcaAGAAACACGATGCAGGGATCTCTAACATTTTCTTTGCGTTTAGAGATAAGTTCCTTATGCAGTTgagaaatattattgaaaagaaTCCTGTGGaagcctgtaataataattatgatattgccattaaattattgaaagtaTTGCAGATAGGAACGAAGAATATCGCAAGTTTGTTATATGCTTTGATGAAGCTGGAGAAGAATATGTTTATTtcgaatgataaaaaaaatctgtctatATTCGGACACGTCGTTCCAACATTACTGGACATGTATTGCGACAAGGATCCAGAATTACGTGATGCTTTGTACGAGCATTTTGTGGAAGAGTTTAGTTCacatttgatttatttaaaatctagtAAGACGTCTTTTGTGGAAAAATGGGAACAAGCTTTGTCAAAATACTTATCTACCTACCCACACAACGTTtccaatattaatataaatacttttacgttattgttaacaaaaaatatcACCGCCTCTACAATTCAGTTGATAACGATCTTGATCACCGAAAATATCGATCTGATTCCATCGGTAATGAACTACTTTCTCAAGACGAAGAACGCAAAGCAGGGGAACATTGTATTTCCAATATTGGGcagcaatttaaaatacaagTGGAGTGAAGAGCTTCTTCAAAGTCTGTACGAACAATACCACAGCGACATCGATACATATATGAGCGATCCACAAAATCCCGTACCCTGGATCGAAGAAAACTCAGCGgcaataatttatcttataGAGAGCACTTTTGATCTTAATTTGTGCAAGAAAATTTGTCACGACGTTACTCAGAATGGCGACAAGCTAGATCTTGTGTCCGTTTCTTTCATACAATTACTGGAAggtgtatataaaaaatacgaaagcTTAACAACGCCTGAAGTGAAACCTTTGAcggatttaataaaagtgttaTTGCATATAATAGCTTTGACTTTAAAAAAGGAATCAAAAAGTATAGAAAAAATCAACGTCTTATGCGAAAAGATTAACAACGCAGtgatttgtttaaaaaaaactgaagataattttatttttaattcgttaagCAAAAGTTATTCGTGGCCGCAATTTACTaggttttctttaaaattcggTTTAAGAGACGCTAAAAACGAGGAAATTCAATCGAACGTACTGAAAACCTTGAGCAATTTGTGTGATATCGCTTATAAAGATAATACTGATGATGAATATGCGAAAATGCTGTTCGAAATGACGACGTCTCACTCGGAGTTTGTTAATATTATGCTTGGATCGTCTCTCATTAAAG gcgatttaatcgaattattgaaaatacTCACCCGGAAAAATCATTCTGTAATGAATGCTTCGCACGTACCTCTTTATCTTTCGGCTTATAATGCTACCCTTTGCCATGTTGATCAACGCATTTTGCAG ATTCTTCAGTATTATGAAACTCATAACATTAAGCTTCAGCAGTACTGGCCGTACCTATGGGGAAGCGCTGCAGCAACACGTTACAGTGTAAAAGGAGAAACTGATACTGCTTTGTGGAGGCAACCTTCCACTTCCGagatttttaacttatttaataAGGATACCGTTAATGAGACTATAAGAAATTATCCCATACACAGAGGAATCAAA AGTAATGAAATGCATGAAAACAGTAATGTGTATGATCCGGCATTTTATTTGCCGTTGCTGTGTACCTTATTGgcagaaaataatatcgttgcGTGTCACAAAATAACCCAGAGTGGAGCATTAGCGTTAGTACTTGCTGCATGCTGCAGTAATTCGAGCGATGTTCGGTTGACGGCATATACCGTCATTTCCAGATACTACTTTCATCTGGAAGCATCAAA gTCTAAAGAAAAGTTATTATGGATGCGTCTAATTGACGCTTTGCGAAATGGAATCACTTCTTTAAATTGCTCGTTAAAAGATGTCCGTTTGAGTTGCCTGATGACCACTTTCTTAGCTAGAACTTCGCTGATCGCAAGTCAACCTCTGCACCCACTTTATTCGCCTTTACATACTTTTCTAATGGCCAAAATCGCATTGGACTTAAATACTATACCAGAGCTATTGCAGTTGCTGCATAGTTCACATGTAGAGCACAATGTGCACCGGCATTGGATCTTAGAAAATATTCGAGATGGTATAAAAGATGAAAACGATGTAAATGTGGCCATGAAAtgtatgttatttaaaatccttctagatttttatatttgcgcACTTCCGGACGTCAAAACCAAG aaattaattttagaagtaATTGCCTCTGCTACGAGAATTCCCAAAGCATCTTTACTTCTTGTACGTGGATATGGCATGCTTCCTTGGCTGTACGAGATCGTCAATCatttagatatttttgaaACGGAAATCAGGATCATTATAACTATAATTGAAAATCTACAGAACACTTTAGATACTTCAACAAAGGATATAAGTCATTACAAAACTCTTTTAGGTAGTattgtctttttattacaaaaaacgTATTCAAAAAATAAGCACAAAATTTGttctatttaa